In the Aneurinibacillus soli genome, one interval contains:
- the pfkA gene encoding 6-phosphofructokinase produces the protein MKRIAVLTSGGDAPGMNAAVRAVVRRGIACDMEVYGVYHGYAGLLDGQLALMNAGSVGDIIQRGGTILYTSRCDEFRTDAGQQKAIEQLKANEIEGLVVIGGDGSFRGAHKLTEKGFPTIGIPGTIDNDIPGTEMTLGFDTAVNTVIEAIDKIRDTATSHERTYVVEVMGRHRGDIALWAGLSGGAESILIPEIEHEMDEVIQRLMDGHRRGKKHSIIIVSEGVCSASVIGDQIKEATGFDTRVTVLGHVQRGGSPSAYDRMLGSRFGARAVDLLQKGEAGRMVGIQQNRIVAVTFDDVFNGVLKTDNEMYELSKSLSI, from the coding sequence ATGAAGCGAATTGCAGTATTAACGAGCGGAGGAGACGCACCAGGGATGAATGCGGCTGTGCGTGCTGTTGTGCGGCGTGGGATTGCCTGCGACATGGAAGTGTATGGAGTGTATCACGGATACGCGGGTCTGCTGGATGGACAGCTCGCGTTGATGAATGCGGGAAGTGTTGGTGACATTATTCAGCGCGGCGGGACCATTCTGTATACAAGTCGCTGTGATGAATTCAGGACGGATGCTGGCCAGCAGAAAGCGATTGAACAACTGAAGGCAAACGAAATTGAGGGCCTGGTTGTTATCGGAGGGGATGGCTCGTTTCGTGGCGCGCATAAACTAACCGAGAAAGGGTTTCCGACAATTGGTATCCCTGGTACGATTGACAATGACATCCCGGGCACAGAAATGACGCTTGGATTTGATACGGCGGTGAATACGGTTATTGAAGCGATTGATAAAATCCGGGATACAGCCACCTCGCATGAACGTACATATGTAGTAGAAGTTATGGGGCGTCATCGTGGTGATATTGCACTGTGGGCTGGACTCAGTGGTGGGGCAGAATCGATCCTTATTCCAGAGATTGAGCATGAGATGGATGAAGTCATTCAGCGCCTGATGGACGGACATAGACGCGGTAAGAAGCACAGCATTATTATCGTATCGGAAGGTGTTTGCTCGGCTTCTGTCATTGGAGATCAGATTAAAGAAGCTACCGGATTCGACACGCGCGTTACGGTGCTCGGACATGTGCAGCGCGGCGGTTCTCCCAGTGCGTATGATCGGATGCTTGGCAGTCGTTTTGGAGCGAGAGCTGTGGATTTGTTACAGAAAGGCGAAGCGGGCAGGATGGTTGGCATTCAGCAGAACCGTATTGTTGCCGTTACATTTGATGATGTATTTAATGGAGTGCTCAAAACAGATAACGAGATGTATGAGTTGAGCAAGAGTTTGTCGATCTAA
- a CDS encoding ROK family glucokinase, with amino-acid sequence MFVCYDIGGTNIKAGLVEPNGVVRARVSVPTPVNSRPDEFLQLLADVRTRLCINSKIAISAITAVGLGIPGFLDMESGKVRQAVNLGWRDEPIVELARQKLGDPVYILNDANAAALGEAWRGAGQNIPDLLCVTLGTGVGGGTITNGKIVSGHLNFAGEIGHMCVRPDGGRVCGCGAVGCLETEASATALGMYGTEAASSGVSPMLVHVMRESGRITAYDVVQAAKEGDLQAKIIIERMAYYLGYGLANAYTVTAPARIVIGGGVAAAGRVLFDPLTHFFDRFIFSKEVRGQELIVPAFLGNDAGIIGLARWIQTSESSK; translated from the coding sequence GTGTTTGTCTGTTATGATATAGGTGGTACAAATATAAAAGCGGGACTGGTAGAGCCGAACGGAGTTGTTCGGGCTCGCGTGAGTGTCCCGACTCCGGTAAATAGCAGACCGGATGAGTTTTTACAGCTGCTGGCGGATGTGCGTACCCGTTTGTGCATAAATAGTAAAATTGCCATCTCTGCCATTACAGCAGTAGGGCTTGGCATCCCCGGGTTTCTGGACATGGAATCAGGCAAAGTGAGGCAGGCGGTGAATCTTGGTTGGAGGGATGAGCCGATTGTCGAGCTTGCGAGACAGAAGCTGGGTGATCCTGTATATATTTTAAATGATGCGAATGCGGCAGCACTTGGTGAAGCGTGGCGTGGGGCCGGACAAAACATTCCGGATTTACTCTGTGTAACACTCGGGACCGGGGTGGGTGGCGGTACGATTACGAATGGGAAGATTGTGAGCGGCCATCTTAATTTTGCTGGAGAAATCGGGCACATGTGCGTGCGTCCTGACGGAGGACGTGTATGCGGCTGTGGAGCGGTCGGTTGTCTGGAAACAGAAGCGTCAGCAACGGCGCTCGGAATGTATGGCACCGAAGCGGCAAGCTCCGGTGTTTCGCCGATGTTGGTGCATGTAATGAGGGAATCTGGTCGCATAACCGCTTACGATGTAGTGCAGGCGGCAAAAGAAGGGGACTTGCAAGCAAAGATAATTATAGAAAGAATGGCGTATTATCTCGGATATGGGCTAGCCAATGCCTATACCGTAACAGCCCCCGCTCGCATCGTCATTGGCGGCGGGGTTGCGGCTGCCGGTCGTGTGCTGTTTGACCCGCTGACTCATTTTTTTGACCGGTTTATTTTTTCGAAGGAAGTGCGTGGACAGGAGCTCATCGTGCCTGCTTTTCTCGGTAATGATGCCGGAATTATTGGTCTGGCTCGATGGATACAGACGAGTGAATCATCAAAATAA
- a CDS encoding TenA family transcriptional regulator — translation MQFTSYEQVEQKIWDIVEEEIIQGDFMQSLLAGQWTPLQVREFALQYSYYSRNFPRVLGAAVAAVEPEDDWWVPLVDNLWDEGGRGNPAHYHSLLYHTFLETAAPDVPTNEKYVPDYPVAPAAKEAVTAFLIFLRNATSLEAMASIGFGSELFAGKVMGLIGEGLQHPNYNTDRKLDVTFWTVHADEHEPRHYQLCKNILTRFTSPQELEHMYRAGAYVTRSEARFYQGLYERMQSLL, via the coding sequence ATGCAGTTTACAAGTTATGAACAGGTTGAACAAAAAATCTGGGATATCGTAGAAGAAGAGATTATTCAGGGAGATTTCATGCAGTCCCTGCTTGCAGGCCAATGGACACCTCTTCAGGTACGCGAGTTCGCCCTGCAGTACAGCTACTACAGCCGCAATTTCCCACGCGTGCTTGGTGCAGCCGTAGCAGCCGTGGAACCAGAAGACGACTGGTGGGTTCCGCTTGTTGACAACTTATGGGACGAAGGTGGACGAGGCAATCCCGCTCATTATCATTCGCTCCTCTATCATACTTTCCTTGAAACCGCTGCTCCAGATGTTCCGACGAACGAAAAATACGTTCCCGACTATCCGGTTGCTCCAGCAGCGAAAGAAGCAGTAACTGCATTTCTGATCTTCCTTCGCAATGCCACATCACTTGAAGCAATGGCATCCATTGGCTTCGGCTCTGAGCTGTTTGCAGGTAAAGTAATGGGCTTGATCGGAGAAGGATTACAGCATCCAAACTACAATACAGATCGCAAGCTCGATGTGACATTCTGGACGGTTCATGCTGATGAACACGAACCACGCCACTACCAACTGTGCAAAAATATATTAACACGCTTCACATCGCCACAGGAGCTTGAACATATGTATCGGGCCGGTGCATATGTTACACGTTCGGAAGCACGCTTCTATCAAGGATTGTACGAACGTATGCAAAGTCTTCTATAA
- a CDS encoding AEC family transporter, with protein MVEISTVVSSIAVMAAMIVIGALLTRTVPFTVERRQLLMAIIINVAMPCIIFHGIFQTKVDQAFLTLVLITFVCSIILNSLGVGLGFLAARAARMTPDKAREIALLSGLGNTGFIGIPLCAALFGPKGALLAAIFDAGLDFTIWTLGVMILQPHVRISLRSLRELVNIPMIAIFVGMIIAVLNLSPPPVVAHLTESLANLASPLAMMYIGMLIPALIKKKTPAIGHISMPLVLKLCIFPISCALLLKVVSFPVEVVQTIIVQTAMPSMTLASILFARYSADEEYGATMTVFSTLLSIPTIPLMTAFGFYLLQ; from the coding sequence ATGGTGGAAATTTCAACTGTTGTGTCATCCATCGCCGTCATGGCTGCCATGATTGTGATCGGTGCGCTGCTTACCCGAACCGTTCCGTTTACGGTCGAGCGAAGACAGCTACTTATGGCTATTATTATTAATGTTGCCATGCCATGTATTATTTTTCATGGCATATTTCAAACAAAAGTGGATCAGGCATTTCTGACACTTGTTCTCATTACGTTTGTCTGTTCGATTATTCTGAACAGTCTCGGAGTGGGGCTTGGCTTTCTGGCTGCTCGTGCCGCTCGCATGACACCGGATAAAGCACGCGAGATTGCACTCCTATCCGGTCTTGGCAATACCGGATTTATTGGCATCCCACTTTGCGCAGCTCTGTTCGGGCCTAAAGGTGCACTCCTGGCTGCTATTTTTGATGCAGGACTTGATTTTACGATCTGGACGCTGGGTGTTATGATACTTCAGCCTCATGTACGCATCAGCCTGCGATCGCTGCGTGAGCTTGTGAACATTCCCATGATCGCAATTTTTGTAGGAATGATTATTGCCGTTTTAAATCTTTCACCGCCACCTGTTGTGGCTCATCTAACAGAATCGCTGGCGAATCTAGCATCCCCGCTCGCTATGATGTACATCGGAATGCTCATTCCCGCACTCATTAAGAAGAAAACACCAGCTATCGGACACATCAGCATGCCGTTGGTTCTAAAACTATGTATTTTTCCTATATCCTGTGCGCTGCTGCTTAAAGTTGTATCGTTTCCGGTTGAAGTCGTTCAGACTATTATTGTCCAGACAGCTATGCCATCTATGACGCTCGCCTCGATTTTATTTGCCCGTTATTCTGCCGATGAAGAGTATGGAGCGACGATGACCGTATTTTCTACATTACTGTCCATTCCCACCATTCCTCTTATGACTGCGTTTGGATTTTATTTGCTTCAGTAA